Proteins encoded within one genomic window of Gloeobacter kilaueensis JS1:
- a CDS encoding substrate-binding periplasmic protein — MPATADRRTFVLWLGGALLSGCSSAIPIASSDTGPDWVLIRQRGSLRVAADPLVGAPYFFRRAGQYAGFEWDILSALAQQLQLSVQLVEVPWPEQVEALVAQKVDLVLNGHEKPPPSEIAASNRPPFEATQPYYLSTQQLLFAPKAGPDWNDLEDLASRRVGVIIDSGGWALLAAYNARHRQAAIRPAGFRSLTDLIERLETGQIDAAIIDAPVAAWQVSQHRNWRRSGNWLPVALTGLVRVQDRSTREQIDRALTELIATAKLKAILQRWGLWNAVQEQQRV, encoded by the coding sequence ATGCCTGCAACTGCTGACCGGCGCACGTTCGTGCTCTGGCTCGGAGGGGCACTGCTGTCCGGCTGCAGCAGCGCGATTCCGATCGCTTCTTCCGATACTGGCCCAGACTGGGTGCTGATCCGCCAGCGCGGGTCGCTGCGCGTCGCCGCCGATCCGCTGGTCGGAGCGCCCTACTTCTTTCGGCGCGCCGGTCAGTACGCCGGGTTTGAATGGGACATCCTGAGCGCCCTGGCTCAGCAGTTGCAACTGAGTGTGCAGCTCGTCGAGGTGCCCTGGCCGGAGCAGGTGGAGGCGCTGGTCGCTCAAAAAGTCGATCTGGTCCTCAATGGCCACGAAAAGCCGCCCCCCTCCGAGATAGCCGCGTCCAACCGTCCGCCCTTCGAGGCGACCCAGCCCTACTACCTGAGCACACAGCAACTGCTCTTTGCCCCAAAAGCCGGCCCGGACTGGAACGATCTGGAGGATCTGGCCAGCCGCCGGGTGGGGGTGATTATCGACAGCGGCGGCTGGGCACTGCTCGCCGCCTACAACGCCCGGCACCGCCAGGCGGCAATTCGGCCCGCAGGCTTTCGCAGTCTGACGGACCTGATCGAGCGGCTGGAGACAGGGCAGATCGACGCTGCGATCATCGATGCGCCGGTGGCTGCCTGGCAGGTGAGCCAGCACCGCAACTGGCGGCGCAGCGGCAACTGGCTGCCGGTTGCCCTGACGGGGCTGGTGCGCGTCCAGGACCGCTCTACCCGCGAACAGATCGATCGCGCCCTCACAGAATTGATCGCCACTGCAAAGCTCAAGGCGATTCTGCAGCGCTGGGGTCTGTGGAACGCGGTTCAAGAACAACAGCGCGTTTAG
- a CDS encoding hybrid sensor histidine kinase/response regulator, translating to MSARILIVEDERLVAEDIRLSIEAFGYNVCDVVGTGELAIERCRQLLPDLALMDVRLKGRLNGIEAAQRICQKNDIAIVFLTAFSDAQFLQQAQTVLPYGYLLKPYNEKELQATIQIALHKHGIEKQLRAQQQQLNAILNRLNESMPPGQEAPLPSKPAADKPAQLSRCSGARKPQLEGLLHTLTHELRAPLIASRLTLGSLIRGAFGPVDQKLEQVLNESAEANEELLRLVETLLEIARYEAGKQVLLREALSWEMLLAKAVKPLQAIFQSDLRHIRSQIEPLPVLATGDPQQIIYVLQSLLDNALRASGPGDFVDVKVEFVRPNQVRVSITDQGQGIVPSLQKQLFKKFLANRGRGWGAGLSLYLCNQIVQAHGGRIAVHSAPSLGSTFFFTLPLPA from the coding sequence ATGAGTGCCAGAATCTTGATTGTCGAGGACGAGCGGCTGGTGGCGGAGGACATCCGCCTGAGCATCGAAGCTTTTGGTTATAACGTCTGTGATGTCGTGGGCACAGGGGAGTTGGCCATCGAACGCTGCCGGCAACTGCTGCCCGATCTGGCTTTGATGGATGTCCGTCTCAAAGGGCGACTCAACGGTATCGAGGCTGCGCAGCGAATCTGTCAGAAAAACGATATTGCGATCGTCTTTTTGACAGCCTTCAGCGATGCCCAGTTTCTCCAGCAGGCGCAGACGGTTCTGCCCTACGGCTATCTGCTCAAGCCCTACAACGAAAAAGAGCTGCAGGCGACCATTCAGATTGCGCTCCATAAGCACGGCATCGAAAAGCAGCTGCGGGCGCAACAACAACAGTTAAATGCGATCTTAAACCGCCTGAACGAGTCGATGCCGCCGGGGCAAGAAGCGCCACTTCCGTCAAAACCCGCAGCAGACAAGCCAGCCCAACTGTCCCGGTGCTCCGGCGCGCGCAAACCGCAACTTGAAGGGCTTTTGCACACACTTACCCACGAATTGCGCGCGCCGCTCATTGCCTCGCGGCTGACCCTGGGCTCGCTGATTCGGGGGGCTTTTGGTCCGGTTGACCAGAAGTTGGAGCAGGTGCTCAATGAATCAGCCGAGGCCAACGAGGAACTGCTCAGGCTCGTCGAGACCTTGCTTGAGATCGCCCGCTACGAGGCGGGAAAGCAGGTGCTTTTGCGCGAAGCTCTGAGCTGGGAGATGCTTTTAGCGAAGGCGGTTAAGCCCTTGCAGGCCATCTTCCAAAGCGATCTGCGGCACATCCGCTCTCAGATCGAGCCGCTGCCGGTTCTGGCAACGGGCGACCCGCAGCAGATCATCTACGTCCTGCAGAGCCTGCTCGACAACGCCCTGCGCGCCAGCGGCCCCGGCGACTTTGTCGATGTCAAAGTAGAATTTGTGCGTCCGAACCAGGTCAGGGTGAGCATCACCGACCAGGGCCAGGGAATCGTACCCAGCCTGCAAAAGCAACTGTTCAAAAAATTTCTTGCCAACCGGGGCCGGGGCTGGGGAGCGGGCCTGAGCCTTTATCTGTGCAACCAGATTGTCCAGGCCCACGGCGGCAGGATCGCCGTTCACAGCGCACCCAGCCTGGGCAGTACGTTCTTTTTTACCCTGCCGCTCCCTGCCTAG
- a CDS encoding PAS domain S-box protein, with the protein MVNRKRGPSGAGGCHDKEAQRRVSFTLTPTALAGLEALALKQGYVSGSEFLESLGQEAHQNTGRQAPAFASWMDLTVRTCAEAMVRESEQRFRDTFEQAAIGIAHVGPDGSWLRVNRRLCEIVDRSPEELLALTFQAITHPDDLDGDLEQAGRLAAGEIDSYSLEKRYLRKDGTQVWIRLTASAARDGEGRLSYFIATVEDIDRRKQTEAQLERISKDLVRRLEESEALFNVIPIGVCVAEDPFCHRMRTNLATERLLGITSQTNASYTPPEGSPPPPFQLFREGRKLEGHELPMQVAATQNRRIEDWECEVLRPDGSRVHLSCNAAPLLDTSGRVCGVVGAFVEITERKRTAEQLQAWNDTLETEVRERTVQLKHLNQRLQDKIADLQHTQRQLRESERRFAAIFNQTYQFVGLLDTEGTLLEANQTALDFGGLTREEVLGRPFWEAGWWALSEQTRCRLREAITKAATGEFVRYEVDVLGKAGTIATIDFSLKPLADEVGQIVLLIPEGRDITERKQVERQMLLSLQEKELLLREIHHRVKNNLQVIASLLRLQSYKFTDGQLVSAFAECQQRIQAMALIHQHLYQSVSLARVEFRSYLSELVGSLFRAYSVCPGHIHLLQDVAQVPVSLDVAVPLGLILNELVSNALKYAFPEEQQGQLQVQLHIVGDNICRLIFSDNGVGLPESLDWRSTPSLGLQLVRLLVEQLEGELAVYREGGTRFEITFSLLVKGGEQHECQNLDCRGRAAGGGGHPPEHRSFWL; encoded by the coding sequence ATGGTGAACCGCAAGCGCGGCCCCTCGGGAGCGGGCGGGTGTCACGACAAAGAAGCGCAGCGCAGGGTGAGCTTTACCCTGACGCCGACCGCCCTAGCCGGCTTAGAAGCGCTGGCGCTCAAGCAAGGATACGTGAGCGGTTCGGAGTTTTTAGAAAGCCTGGGGCAAGAGGCGCACCAAAACACCGGTAGGCAAGCACCCGCATTTGCAAGCTGGATGGACCTGACCGTGCGTACCTGTGCCGAGGCGATGGTGCGCGAGAGTGAGCAGCGCTTTCGAGACACCTTTGAGCAGGCAGCGATAGGCATTGCCCACGTTGGGCCGGACGGATCCTGGTTGCGCGTCAACCGCAGGCTCTGCGAGATCGTCGATCGCAGCCCTGAAGAACTGCTTGCCCTCACCTTTCAAGCGATCACCCACCCGGACGACCTCGACGGGGATCTAGAGCAGGCGGGGCGATTGGCGGCGGGGGAGATCGACTCCTATAGCCTGGAGAAGCGCTACCTGCGCAAGGACGGCACGCAGGTGTGGATTCGGCTGACCGCCTCAGCGGCGCGCGACGGAGAGGGGCGGTTGTCCTACTTCATCGCCACCGTCGAAGACATTGACCGCCGCAAGCAGACCGAGGCTCAGCTGGAGCGGATCAGCAAGGATCTGGTGCGCAGACTGGAAGAAAGTGAAGCCCTCTTCAACGTCATTCCGATCGGCGTGTGCGTGGCCGAAGATCCCTTCTGCCACCGCATGCGCACCAACCTGGCCACCGAGCGCCTGCTCGGCATCACTTCCCAGACCAACGCCAGTTACACGCCCCCGGAAGGCTCTCCGCCGCCACCTTTTCAGCTTTTTAGAGAGGGACGGAAACTAGAAGGCCACGAGTTGCCGATGCAGGTGGCCGCCACCCAGAACCGCCGCATCGAGGACTGGGAGTGTGAGGTACTGCGCCCGGATGGCAGCCGGGTGCATCTGTCCTGCAACGCCGCTCCCTTGCTGGACACGAGTGGTAGAGTATGCGGGGTCGTCGGAGCCTTCGTCGAGATCACCGAGCGCAAGCGAACCGCAGAGCAGCTACAAGCCTGGAACGACACACTCGAAACCGAGGTGCGCGAGCGAACCGTCCAGTTAAAGCACCTCAACCAGCGCCTGCAGGACAAGATTGCCGATCTCCAGCACACCCAGAGGCAACTGCGCGAGAGCGAACGGCGCTTCGCCGCCATCTTCAACCAGACCTACCAGTTCGTCGGTCTGCTGGACACGGAGGGCACGCTCCTGGAGGCCAACCAGACCGCTCTCGACTTTGGCGGACTGACCCGCGAGGAGGTGCTCGGGCGACCGTTCTGGGAAGCCGGTTGGTGGGCGCTTTCGGAGCAGACCCGCTGTCGGTTGCGCGAAGCGATCACCAAAGCCGCAACCGGGGAGTTCGTCCGCTACGAAGTGGACGTGCTGGGTAAGGCCGGGACGATAGCGACGATCGACTTTTCATTGAAGCCCCTGGCGGACGAAGTGGGGCAGATCGTGTTGCTTATTCCCGAAGGACGTGACATCACCGAGCGCAAGCAGGTCGAGCGACAGATGCTGCTGTCGCTTCAAGAGAAAGAATTGTTGCTGCGCGAAATTCATCACCGGGTCAAAAACAATCTCCAGGTGATTGCAAGCCTTTTGAGACTGCAGTCGTACAAGTTCACCGATGGGCAGCTGGTGAGCGCCTTTGCCGAATGCCAGCAGCGCATTCAGGCGATGGCACTTATCCATCAGCACCTCTACCAGTCAGTTAGCCTCGCCAGGGTAGAGTTTCGTTCGTACCTGAGCGAACTGGTGGGTAGTCTTTTTCGAGCCTACAGTGTCTGCCCTGGACATATCCATCTGTTGCAGGACGTTGCCCAGGTGCCGGTGAGCCTGGATGTGGCTGTACCACTCGGCTTGATTCTCAACGAACTGGTGAGCAACGCCTTGAAGTATGCTTTTCCAGAAGAGCAACAAGGACAGTTGCAGGTCCAGTTGCACATCGTCGGTGACAATATCTGCCGATTAATCTTCAGCGACAACGGCGTTGGTCTGCCGGAGTCGCTGGACTGGCGATCGACGCCCTCGCTGGGGCTGCAGCTGGTGCGCCTTTTAGTAGAGCAGTTAGAAGGAGAACTGGCGGTCTACCGGGAGGGAGGCACGCGCTTTGAGATCACATTTTCGTTACTGGTCAAGGGGGGAGAGCAGCATGAGTGCCAGAATCTTGATTGTCGAGGACGAGCGGCTGGTGGCGGAGGACATCCGCCTGAGCATCGAAGCTTTTGGTTATAA
- the rseP gene encoding RIP metalloprotease RseP, translating to MFVLLSILLLGLLIVVHELGHFMAARLLGIRVSRFSIGFGPVLARYQGPEVEYALRALPLGGYVGFPDEDPESNIAKDDPNLLKNRPVLDRTIVLSAGIVANLIFGYLVLVLMVAIGGVPVSEQKPGVLIQQVSPGASPASQAGLKAGDVLLTVDGKSVGSGENALEATSRAFKASPGRPLRLVVRRDRQQVPIAVTPSSEGKVGVSLTPNATVEHRPPQNPVEIFTSSWNTYGRIASTTFSGFAQLFSGRAGIDQLSGPVGIVAVTAQAAQSDWLNLFFVGALISFNLAILNLLPFPALDGGQLVFVGVEAVRGKPLDERIQRIVTQTGLVVLLGLGLVLIFKDSLSLLGG from the coding sequence ATGTTCGTGTTGCTGTCGATTTTGCTGTTGGGGCTGCTCATCGTCGTCCACGAGTTGGGCCACTTTATGGCCGCACGCCTGCTCGGCATCCGGGTGAGCCGCTTTTCGATCGGTTTTGGGCCGGTGCTCGCCCGCTACCAGGGACCGGAGGTGGAGTACGCCCTGCGCGCCCTGCCCCTGGGCGGCTACGTCGGCTTTCCCGACGAAGATCCAGAAAGCAACATCGCCAAGGACGACCCGAATCTGCTCAAAAACCGCCCGGTGCTCGATCGGACAATCGTGCTCTCCGCCGGAATCGTCGCCAACTTGATCTTTGGTTATCTGGTGCTGGTGCTGATGGTGGCGATTGGCGGGGTGCCTGTGAGCGAACAAAAGCCGGGCGTGCTCATCCAGCAGGTGAGCCCCGGTGCATCGCCCGCCTCCCAGGCTGGTCTCAAGGCGGGGGACGTGCTGCTGACGGTCGATGGCAAGTCCGTCGGCAGCGGCGAGAACGCCCTGGAAGCGACGAGCCGCGCCTTCAAGGCAAGTCCCGGTCGGCCCCTGCGCCTAGTGGTGCGCCGCGACAGGCAACAGGTGCCCATCGCCGTAACCCCCAGCAGCGAGGGCAAAGTCGGCGTCTCGCTTACGCCGAACGCGACGGTCGAACACCGCCCGCCCCAAAACCCGGTCGAAATATTTACCAGCAGCTGGAATACCTACGGGCGGATCGCAAGCACGACCTTCAGCGGCTTCGCCCAGCTATTTAGCGGCAGAGCCGGAATCGATCAGCTCTCCGGCCCGGTGGGGATCGTCGCTGTCACCGCCCAGGCAGCCCAGAGCGACTGGCTCAATCTGTTCTTTGTCGGAGCGCTCATCTCCTTCAACCTGGCTATCCTCAACCTGCTGCCCTTTCCGGCCCTCGACGGCGGACAGCTGGTGTTCGTGGGCGTGGAAGCGGTGCGCGGCAAGCCGCTCGACGAGCGCATCCAGCGCATCGTCACCCAGACGGGGCTGGTGGTGCTGCTGGGACTGGGGCTGGTGCTCATCTTCAAAGACTCCCTCAGCCTGCTGGGTGGTTGA
- a CDS encoding NADP-dependent oxidoreductase — translation MKAVRIYAYGGPEVLQYEDVPQPTAAEGQVLVQLEATAVNPIDWKIRAGLLREMMSFSFPLILGCDLAGTVVQVGPKTSGFAVGDAVYGMPRQENGTYARYAAVDATDIAPKPRSLDFVQAASLPAVALTAWQGLFSAGGLEAGQSVLIHAAAGGVGSLAVQLAKVRGARVIGTTSAGNVEFVRSLGADEVIDYKAVPFEQVVSGVDLVLDLLGGATQQRSWQLLRPGGTLVSTVFPRPVAPREDVQATSMAVVPDAGQLAQITELIDSGKIRPIVGTVLPLSEVQQAHRLSETGHVRGKIVLTLADPD, via the coding sequence ATGAAAGCAGTTCGTATCTATGCCTACGGTGGACCGGAGGTGCTGCAGTACGAGGATGTGCCCCAACCGACAGCAGCGGAGGGCCAGGTGCTGGTCCAGCTTGAAGCGACGGCGGTCAACCCGATCGACTGGAAGATCCGTGCCGGTCTGCTGCGCGAAATGATGAGCTTTTCTTTTCCGCTCATCCTGGGCTGCGACCTGGCGGGCACGGTGGTGCAGGTCGGTCCAAAAACGAGTGGGTTCGCTGTGGGCGATGCGGTCTACGGTATGCCCCGCCAGGAGAACGGCACCTACGCCCGGTACGCGGCGGTCGATGCCACCGACATCGCTCCCAAACCGCGATCGCTCGATTTTGTACAGGCGGCCTCGCTGCCGGCGGTTGCCCTCACCGCCTGGCAGGGACTGTTCAGCGCAGGCGGGCTGGAGGCGGGCCAGAGCGTGCTCATCCACGCGGCGGCGGGCGGCGTCGGTTCGCTCGCTGTTCAGCTTGCAAAGGTCAGGGGGGCGCGGGTGATCGGCACCACTTCGGCGGGCAACGTCGAATTTGTGCGCAGCCTGGGGGCGGACGAGGTGATCGACTACAAGGCTGTGCCGTTTGAACAAGTCGTCTCAGGCGTCGATCTGGTGCTGGATCTGCTGGGTGGTGCCACCCAACAGCGTTCCTGGCAGCTTCTGCGCCCCGGCGGCACGCTGGTATCGACGGTTTTTCCCAGACCTGTTGCACCCCGCGAAGATGTCCAGGCCACAAGTATGGCCGTCGTCCCCGATGCCGGGCAACTCGCCCAGATCACAGAGTTGATCGACTCGGGCAAAATCAGGCCCATCGTCGGCACGGTTCTGCCCTTGAGCGAGGTGCAGCAGGCCCACCGGCTCAGCGAAACTGGCCATGTCCGGGGAAAGATCGTTTTGACGTTGGCCGATCCGGACTAA
- a CDS encoding ester cyclase, translated as MSIQEENKAFVRAHFEEFVNRKNAAIAYRNFAPDFLDHDEPYGEAVGPEPAKQMMERTYLKYPDLQVTVEDILAEGDRVVVRNVWRGTDAETRQPMLFRGFVMWRLADGKLAERWATLTPPTPVA; from the coding sequence ATGTCCATCCAGGAAGAAAACAAGGCGTTCGTCCGGGCCCACTTCGAGGAGTTCGTCAACCGCAAGAACGCCGCGATCGCTTACCGGAACTTTGCCCCGGATTTTCTCGACCACGACGAGCCCTATGGGGAAGCGGTTGGTCCTGAACCGGCGAAGCAGATGATGGAGCGGACCTACCTGAAGTACCCCGACTTGCAGGTAACGGTCGAGGACATCCTCGCAGAAGGGGACCGGGTGGTGGTGCGCAACGTCTGGCGGGGCACGGACGCGGAGACCCGGCAGCCGATGCTCTTTAGAGGTTTTGTGATGTGGCGGCTGGCGGACGGCAAGCTGGCGGAGCGCTGGGCAACTCTTACGCCACCGACGCCGGTGGCCTAG
- a CDS encoding proline--tRNA ligase — protein sequence MTRLATGFFFTLREVPAEAVAVSHQLLLRGGFIRPLAGTAGLYAYGPLMQRVLQKVSRIVREEMDAIGAQEGLFCQLQPADIWRESGRWAVYTQDGTMFTLKDGEGEHAREYGLGPTHEEAVCDFVRPYLNSYKQLPFSLYQVQTKFRNEKRPRFGLMRGREFIMKDAYSFHATPESLEETYRAMYGAYTRIFQRAGLDFRAVEADSGAIGGSGSHEFMALCDIGEDTILYCDPAGYAANVEKAVSLIEPPEPVASGSYALKPTPGIRSVEEQARMLGVPVSRIVKNIVYIALWADGREQPVLASIRGDRQINETKLKNHTGALDLRLATEAELAAWTGLKPGFVGPNAPIEGAIRIADRSVAELTDFSTGCNQNDVQCVGANWGEDGLVLPEVVDIDTAQAGDRCHLAPEYRLESARGIELGHVFKLGAQYSAPMQVLFTAENGEQKPVLMGCYGIGVSRLPAAVVEQSHDADGIIWPIAIAPYSVILVPANVQLEAQKQAAEELYAELQGAGIDVLLDDRLERAGVKFKDADLLGIPIRVTLGRDLEQGAVEVKIRRSGAVQKVPLTGVVAYLKEQIAQLSGAVESR from the coding sequence ATGACCCGCCTTGCCACCGGTTTTTTCTTTACCCTGCGCGAAGTGCCTGCCGAAGCGGTGGCGGTAAGCCACCAGCTGCTGCTGCGCGGCGGCTTCATCCGGCCCCTCGCGGGCACCGCCGGGCTCTACGCCTACGGCCCCCTGATGCAGCGGGTACTCCAGAAAGTAAGCCGGATCGTGCGCGAGGAGATGGACGCCATCGGTGCCCAGGAGGGGCTCTTTTGCCAGTTGCAACCGGCGGATATCTGGAGGGAATCCGGGCGCTGGGCGGTCTATACCCAGGACGGCACGATGTTCACCCTCAAGGACGGCGAGGGCGAGCACGCCCGCGAGTACGGCCTCGGCCCCACCCACGAGGAGGCGGTCTGCGACTTCGTGCGCCCCTACCTCAACTCCTATAAACAGTTGCCCTTCAGCCTCTACCAGGTGCAGACCAAGTTCCGCAACGAGAAGCGGCCCCGCTTCGGGCTGATGCGCGGGCGCGAGTTCATCATGAAGGACGCCTACTCCTTTCACGCCACCCCCGAGAGCCTGGAGGAAACCTACCGGGCGATGTACGGCGCGTATACGCGCATCTTTCAGCGGGCGGGCCTCGATTTTCGGGCGGTGGAGGCCGATTCGGGGGCGATCGGCGGCTCCGGCTCCCACGAATTTATGGCCCTCTGCGACATCGGCGAGGACACGATCCTCTACTGCGATCCGGCGGGTTACGCAGCCAACGTCGAGAAGGCCGTCTCGCTCATCGAACCGCCGGAACCGGTGGCTTCCGGCAGCTACGCTCTCAAGCCCACCCCCGGCATCCGCAGCGTCGAGGAGCAGGCCAGGATGCTCGGGGTGCCCGTAAGCCGGATCGTCAAAAATATCGTCTACATTGCCCTCTGGGCCGACGGGCGCGAGCAGCCGGTGCTCGCCTCGATTCGAGGCGACCGGCAAATCAACGAGACCAAGCTTAAAAATCACACGGGTGCTCTGGATCTCAGGCTGGCTACCGAAGCGGAACTGGCGGCCTGGACAGGACTCAAGCCCGGCTTTGTCGGTCCCAACGCCCCGATCGAGGGCGCAATCCGGATCGCAGATCGCTCAGTGGCAGAACTGACGGACTTTTCTACCGGCTGCAACCAGAACGATGTGCAGTGCGTGGGTGCCAACTGGGGCGAAGACGGTCTGGTGTTGCCGGAGGTCGTCGATATCGACACAGCCCAGGCCGGAGACCGCTGCCACCTGGCTCCCGAGTACCGGCTTGAAAGTGCGCGGGGCATCGAACTGGGCCACGTCTTCAAGCTCGGTGCCCAGTACTCCGCACCGATGCAGGTGCTCTTTACCGCCGAAAACGGCGAGCAGAAGCCCGTGCTGATGGGCTGCTACGGCATCGGCGTCTCGCGGCTACCGGCGGCGGTGGTCGAGCAGTCCCACGACGCCGACGGGATCATCTGGCCTATCGCGATTGCCCCGTACTCGGTGATTCTCGTCCCCGCGAACGTGCAATTGGAGGCCCAGAAGCAGGCGGCGGAGGAGCTGTACGCTGAATTGCAAGGTGCCGGTATCGATGTGCTGCTCGACGACCGGCTGGAGCGGGCCGGGGTCAAGTTCAAAGACGCCGACCTGCTGGGGATTCCGATCCGCGTCACCCTCGGTCGCGACCTGGAGCAGGGCGCAGTCGAGGTCAAGATCCGCAGGAGCGGCGCGGTCCAAAAAGTTCCGCTTACCGGGGTCGTCGCCTACCTGAAAGAACAGATCGCCCAATTGTCCGGTGCGGTCGAGTCGCGCTAG
- a CDS encoding DUF7219 family protein — MTSKDEFFNPRASYHGEPTLGNIIFNANLQEFANRVSLICALETGGQLSAQEAYREIRGLWKKLKESKENLLDSPPTPES; from the coding sequence ATGACCAGCAAGGACGAATTTTTTAATCCTCGCGCTTCTTATCATGGGGAGCCAACCCTTGGTAATATTATTTTCAACGCGAATCTGCAGGAGTTCGCAAACCGCGTCTCGCTCATCTGCGCCCTTGAGACCGGCGGCCAGTTGAGCGCTCAGGAAGCTTACCGCGAGATCCGGGGGCTCTGGAAGAAGCTCAAGGAGTCGAAAGAGAATTTGCTCGACAGCCCGCCCACTCCCGAGAGCTAA
- a CDS encoding DUF2808 domain-containing protein, with translation MKAKWLAVCALILACGSAPVLAQSGFVLFGGEKDADNNLTYSMINNRSKARLNLLDLQLKPKNVAIAEIRLDYSYFYDNSFDTSNVQVIDESTRQAVEVEKIETDKIDDVLRVMNIVLKKPVPAETPLKIRFQNFTNPRSAGTFKIQARYLGTEPNPIYRYAGSWYISFN, from the coding sequence ATGAAAGCGAAGTGGTTGGCTGTCTGTGCCCTTATCCTGGCATGTGGAAGTGCGCCGGTTCTGGCCCAGTCGGGTTTTGTGTTGTTTGGCGGCGAGAAGGACGCCGACAACAACCTCACCTACTCGATGATCAACAACCGCTCCAAGGCCCGTCTCAACCTGCTCGACCTGCAATTAAAACCAAAAAATGTCGCCATCGCCGAGATCCGGCTCGACTACTCGTACTTTTATGACAACAGCTTCGACACCTCCAACGTCCAGGTGATCGACGAGAGCACCCGGCAGGCGGTCGAGGTCGAAAAGATAGAAACCGACAAGATCGACGATGTCCTGCGGGTGATGAACATTGTCCTCAAAAAGCCGGTACCGGCGGAGACGCCCCTCAAGATCCGCTTTCAGAACTTCACCAATCCCCGCTCGGCGGGCACCTTCAAGATCCAGGCGCGCTACTTGGGAACCGAGCCCAACCCGATCTACCGCTACGCCGGTAGCTGGTACATCTCGTTTAACTGA
- a CDS encoding beta-ketoacyl synthase N-terminal-like domain-containing protein, with product MRPVVITGIGVASCLGLDAATTWKRLLTGERGYSAAQPLGQAGDLALESSRAIALIERAACEALADAALSTGGADLAVAIGSSRGLQADWESSGGRQNLGLDAPARAIARLIESPGPVSALSCACTSGAWAIGTGYRWIRWGLCDRVLVGATDAAITPLNLAGFRQAGALARTACRPFEREREGFVLSEGAAALVLEAESVAQGRPYARLLAFAATDDAYHLSAPHPEALGLERAVRRCLQDAGLLSADVIHAHGTGTTLGDAAEAKLIARLYGATTPVIAFKASLGHSLGASSAIEAALCCLALRDGLLPPIVGLEHPIAPLAFVREPTNRSPATVLLHSLGFGGQNAALLLEACPSRQGALG from the coding sequence ATGCGTCCGGTCGTAATCACAGGCATCGGCGTCGCAAGCTGCCTGGGCCTGGATGCTGCGACCACCTGGAAGCGGTTGCTGACAGGCGAGCGCGGCTACTCTGCCGCTCAGCCCCTGGGCCAGGCAGGGGATCTGGCCCTAGAGAGCAGCCGGGCCATCGCCCTTATCGAGCGCGCTGCCTGTGAGGCGCTTGCGGACGCTGCCCTTTCTACAGGAGGTGCGGATCTCGCTGTGGCCATCGGTTCCAGCCGGGGTCTGCAGGCCGACTGGGAAAGCAGTGGGGGCCGACAGAATCTGGGTCTCGATGCCCCGGCCCGCGCCATTGCCCGGTTGATCGAAAGCCCAGGACCGGTAAGTGCCCTCTCCTGCGCCTGCACCTCCGGAGCCTGGGCGATCGGCACAGGCTACCGCTGGATTCGCTGGGGATTGTGCGATCGGGTCCTGGTCGGTGCCACCGACGCCGCGATCACCCCCCTCAACCTGGCGGGCTTCCGTCAGGCCGGTGCCCTCGCCAGAACGGCCTGCAGACCCTTCGAGCGCGAGCGCGAAGGCTTTGTCCTCTCCGAGGGAGCCGCCGCCCTGGTTCTGGAAGCAGAATCTGTCGCCCAGGGCCGCCCCTACGCCCGCCTCCTCGCCTTTGCTGCCACCGACGACGCCTATCACCTGAGCGCTCCCCACCCCGAAGCACTTGGCCTGGAGCGGGCCGTCCGCCGCTGCCTTCAAGACGCCGGGCTCCTGTCAGCAGATGTCATCCACGCCCACGGCACCGGCACGACGCTGGGCGACGCTGCCGAGGCAAAACTCATCGCCCGCCTTTACGGTGCCACCACACCCGTCATCGCCTTCAAAGCCAGCCTCGGCCACAGCCTGGGAGCGAGCAGCGCCATCGAAGCGGCCCTCTGCTGCCTGGCGCTGCGCGACGGCTTGCTGCCGCCGATCGTGGGTCTGGAACATCCGATTGCTCCCCTCGCCTTCGTGCGGGAGCCTACGAATCGCTCCCCCGCGACCGTGCTCCTCCACAGCCTGGGCTTTGGCGGCCAGAACGCTGCCCTGTTGCTTGAGGCTTGTCCTTCCCGGCAGGGCGCGCTAGGCTAG
- a CDS encoding type II toxin-antitoxin system HicA family toxin encodes MPKKIRELKAMLLKAGFLWEPGKGSHTKWTHPELPQFTIILSGNDGDDARRYQEKSVASALQALQQDEESLLNEESNNGES; translated from the coding sequence GTGCCGAAAAAGATTCGCGAGCTGAAGGCGATGTTATTGAAAGCAGGATTTCTTTGGGAGCCAGGCAAAGGCTCCCATACCAAATGGACTCATCCAGAACTACCTCAATTCACCATCATCCTTTCAGGTAATGATGGAGATGACGCTCGACGCTACCAGGAAAAAAGTGTTGCCTCCGCTCTACAAGCTTTGCAGCAGGACGAGGAGTCATTATTGAATGAGGAGTCCAACAATGGAGAATCTTAA